Proteins from one Longimicrobiaceae bacterium genomic window:
- the rnpA gene encoding ribonuclease P protein component produces the protein MAEGEDPGAGTPGAGEGGSGGFRLPRAARITGSEEIRGLFRRGKRRRTRHLDAFYSPSPSAHPRLGVVVPKHKRHIVERNRVKRHLREIGRTLVLPALRGAGAPLDVLLRARPEAYGASFAELRDELRALAEELCSRAP, from the coding sequence ATGGCGGAAGGGGAAGACCCGGGCGCGGGCACGCCCGGAGCGGGCGAAGGGGGTTCGGGCGGGTTCCGCCTCCCCCGCGCGGCGAGGATCACCGGGTCCGAGGAGATCCGGGGGCTTTTCAGACGGGGGAAGAGGAGACGGACGCGTCACCTGGATGCGTTCTACTCCCCTTCCCCCTCCGCGCATCCACGCCTGGGGGTGGTGGTGCCCAAGCACAAGCGGCACATCGTGGAGCGGAACCGGGTGAAGCGGCACCTGCGCGAGATCGGGCGCACCCTGGTGCTCCCGGCGCTCCGCGGCGCCGGGGCGCCGCTCGACGTCCTCCTTCGTGCCCGGCCCGAGGCGTACGGGGCCTCCTTCGCGGAGCTCCGCGACGAGCTCCGCGCGCTGGCGGAGGAGCTGTGCTCGCGCGCGCCCTGA
- the yidD gene encoding membrane protein insertion efficiency factor YidD — protein MLARALIGAIRFYQKGISPLTPPSCRFHPSCSQYGLEAVQRYGAAKGSWLTVRRLLRCHPFCKGGYDPVP, from the coding sequence GTGCTCGCGCGCGCCCTGATCGGTGCGATCCGCTTCTACCAGAAGGGGATCTCGCCGCTGACGCCGCCGTCGTGCCGCTTCCACCCCTCCTGCTCGCAGTACGGGCTGGAGGCGGTGCAGCGCTACGGCGCCGCGAAGGGGAGCTGGCTCACGGTGCGGCGCCTGCTCCGCTGCCACCCGTTCTGCAAGGGCGGGTACGACCCGGTGCCCTGA
- a CDS encoding DnaA N-terminal domain-containing protein, translating into MELTAAEVWSRILDGARAALPEQAFRTWLERTEAVAISQDLLVVSAPNRFAADWVEDKYGDLLSGIGEQLFDRRFTLSVQVQGNGRPMEAPPAPAPTPAPAPAAPRAAPIDYA; encoded by the coding sequence ATGGAGCTTACCGCCGCCGAGGTCTGGTCGCGAATCCTGGACGGCGCACGCGCGGCGCTCCCGGAGCAGGCCTTCCGTACCTGGCTGGAGCGTACCGAGGCCGTGGCGATCTCGCAGGACCTCCTGGTGGTCTCGGCGCCCAACCGCTTCGCCGCGGACTGGGTGGAGGACAAGTACGGCGACCTGCTGTCCGGGATCGGCGAGCAGCTCTTCGACCGCCGCTTCACCCTTTCCGTGCAGGTGCAGGGGAACGGCCGCCCGATGGAGGCCCCGCCGGCTCCCGCCCCGACTCCGGCCCCCGCCCCCGCCGCCCCCCGCGCCGCGCCCATCGACTACGC
- the yidC gene encoding membrane protein insertase YidC: MEKRVLIAVLLMTAVIMGTNLLFPPAEQPAADSARGDSAAVVAAPTPAPAPAPAVRAPALPATAPQAPAQPVTVRSPLYRYTFSTRGASLTSAEMLRHGSALREGEPVDLVPQGAPDFLTYRVAMGGDTLDLRGLPFQASATRVELAEGGEAQQLRFTYGGGEGLGVEVVYTFRPDDYLVDVAGRVTGAGSGAVLLTGLGSGLATHEADPERFQGDLGAIALTPDGVENVPFQKVEGSRTLQGPLTWAAVKDKYFLAALVAGDRPAFGGMTLRRLPSARVVAGSGADADTTRIPRAQTVVSLPLGADGAFAFGAYLGPQEHGRLAAVGYNLDDVNPYGYRWLRPVVRPIAASALWVMRELHDNLGVGYGWVLIIFGVMVKILLWPLNAKAMRAQMKNMAVQPLIQELQTKYKGDPQKQQEEMIRLYKEHGFNPLAGCLPLLIPMPIFITLYFVFQSAIEFRGVPFWYLPDLSQRDPYYLMPLLFIGSTFLLQWISTKLSGMEANPQMKMMMYLMPIMMGAFFITLAAGLNLYYTASNLAGLPQQVLIARERKRATEEAKAKRAAEEAAAKRASGGPPPAARQKRRR; encoded by the coding sequence ATGGAAAAGCGCGTCCTGATCGCGGTGCTCCTGATGACGGCCGTCATCATGGGGACGAACCTCCTCTTCCCCCCCGCGGAGCAGCCCGCCGCGGACTCCGCGCGCGGGGACAGCGCCGCCGTCGTGGCCGCGCCCACCCCGGCCCCGGCCCCGGCACCCGCGGTCCGCGCCCCGGCGCTCCCCGCCACGGCGCCGCAGGCCCCCGCCCAGCCGGTAACGGTCCGCTCCCCCCTGTACCGCTACACCTTCTCCACCCGCGGCGCCTCGCTCACCAGCGCGGAGATGCTCCGCCACGGCTCCGCCCTCCGGGAGGGGGAGCCGGTGGACCTGGTGCCGCAGGGGGCGCCGGACTTCCTCACCTACCGCGTGGCGATGGGGGGCGACACGCTGGACCTGCGGGGGCTCCCCTTCCAGGCGAGCGCCACGCGGGTGGAGCTGGCCGAGGGGGGGGAGGCGCAGCAGCTCCGCTTCACGTACGGCGGCGGCGAGGGGCTGGGGGTGGAGGTGGTCTACACCTTCCGCCCGGACGACTACCTGGTGGACGTCGCCGGGCGCGTGACCGGGGCGGGGAGCGGCGCCGTCCTCCTCACCGGGCTGGGGTCGGGGCTCGCCACCCACGAGGCGGACCCGGAGCGCTTCCAGGGCGACCTGGGCGCCATCGCGCTGACCCCCGACGGCGTGGAGAACGTCCCCTTCCAGAAGGTGGAGGGGAGCCGGACGCTGCAGGGGCCGCTCACCTGGGCGGCGGTCAAGGACAAGTACTTCCTCGCGGCGCTGGTCGCCGGCGACCGGCCGGCGTTCGGCGGCATGACCCTGCGCCGGCTCCCGTCCGCCCGCGTGGTGGCCGGGAGCGGGGCGGACGCGGACACGACGCGGATCCCCCGCGCGCAGACCGTCGTCTCCCTGCCGCTGGGCGCGGACGGCGCCTTCGCCTTCGGCGCCTACCTGGGGCCGCAGGAGCACGGGCGGCTCGCCGCCGTCGGGTACAACCTGGACGACGTGAACCCCTACGGGTACCGCTGGCTCCGCCCGGTGGTGCGCCCCATCGCGGCCTCCGCGCTCTGGGTCATGCGCGAGCTGCACGACAACCTGGGGGTCGGGTACGGCTGGGTGCTCATCATCTTCGGCGTGATGGTCAAGATCCTCCTGTGGCCGCTGAACGCCAAGGCGATGCGGGCGCAGATGAAGAACATGGCCGTGCAGCCGCTGATCCAGGAGCTCCAGACCAAGTACAAGGGCGACCCGCAGAAGCAGCAGGAGGAGATGATCCGGCTGTACAAGGAGCACGGGTTCAACCCGCTGGCGGGATGCCTCCCGCTGCTCATCCCGATGCCGATCTTCATCACCCTGTACTTCGTGTTCCAGAGCGCCATCGAGTTCCGGGGCGTCCCCTTCTGGTACCTCCCGGACCTGTCGCAGCGGGACCCGTACTACCTGATGCCGCTCCTCTTCATCGGCTCCACCTTCCTCCTGCAGTGGATCAGCACCAAGCTGAGCGGGATGGAGGCGAACCCGCAGATGAAGATGATGATGTACCTCATGCCCATCATGATGGGGGCGTTCTTCATCACGCTGGCCGCCGGGCTCAACCTGTACTACACGGCCAGCAACCTGGCCGGCCTCCCGCAGCAGGTGCTGATCGCCCGCGAGCGGAAGCGCGCCACCGAGGAGGCGAAGGCGAAGCGCGCGGCCGAGGAGGCCGCCGCGAAGCGGGCCTCCGGCGGCCCCCCTCCCGCCGCCCGCCAGAAGCGCCGACGCTAG
- the rpmH gene encoding 50S ribosomal protein L34: MKPSYRPRNRKRINKHGFRARMATKGGRAVLNARRRKGRHKLVVTVPKK, translated from the coding sequence ATGAAGCCTTCGTACCGTCCGCGGAACCGCAAGCGGATCAACAAGCACGGGTTTCGGGCCCGGATGGCGACCAAGGGGGGCCGCGCGGTCCTCAACGCCCGCCGCAGGAAGGGGCGTCACAAGCTGGTCGTCACGGTTCCCAAGAAGTAG